AGATGATCGGCGATGCGAAATAATCGTCCATCGTGATCGGGGTGCGATAGACCGCAGCCGGGTTCAGCCCGGCGTTGCGCCGACCATTGAGCGCGATCCGGGCGACCTGTTCGGGCTTGATGCCTGATTCATGGACATATCGCGCGAAATACAGCGCCTGCTGCGTCGAAGCGGCGTAGGTGTGATAGGGAGCATACCATTGAAACCCGCCGCGTACCCGTTGGCCCGGCACGTTCAGCGCATTGGCGAATGCGGTCTTGCGCGCGGTCGCTTCGTACATGGTCCGAAATATCAGGACGTGCCGCGCCAGCCCTGCCGAAATCGCACCGATCGCGTTGAAGATCGCGCCGAATTGCCCAGCCGTTTCCGAACAGTTCGAATACCAGTTCACCTCGATCCGCAGCGCATCCTGAAGCGCGGGAATGCCGACATCCGAAAAGCCGGACCCGTCGGATCGGTCGCCGGGCCAGGTCGCCATACCATCGATATCGCTGCGTTTCAGGCCGGCGTCGGCGATGGCCTGCATGGCCGCGTCGATGGACAGACCCAGCGCCGACTTGTCCGCCCCGCGAGAGATTTTCGACTGGCCGATCCCGGTGATTGCGGTCTGTTTTTCAGGATAGTTCATTTGCCCGACTCCACAGGGGCGAACAGAGGCACCCACAAATCCTCATTTTGTTCGAAGCGGACCTGAACCTTCATGCCGATAAAGACCGTTTCAGGCGCGCAATCGACGATGTTGGTGGCGAGCAGCACATCTGCCTGCTCGTCGAGCGCGACCAGTGCGAGCACATAGGGCACCGGCAGATCGGGCATCCACTGTTTGTGATTTACCGTGCAACTGATGATCGACGCGCGCCCGGACACCGCGTGCGGCGCGGTATCGCGGCTTTCGCAGACCGGGCAAAAACCGGTCGGTGGATGGATCAGATAAGCACAGCCATTGCACCGCTCGATAAGCAGTTGTCCGTTTGCGCCTCCGGTCCAATATGCGGCACTGTCGCGATCGGTGACGGGCAGGGGGCGGGGGACGCTCATACGATATCCTTCAGTTGGGCAAGCAAGGTCTCTGCAACGGCCTGCGGTCGTGTCTGCATAAGCTGGTGGCCGGCGTCGATCCGGCTGATTTCGGACGCGCCAAGGCGTGCGGCGAAGCGTTCCTGCCACGGCGGTGTCAGGATCTGGTCGCGCAATGCGATCACATAATGTGTGGGGATATCGCGGACGGCTTCACATCCCCATACTGTATCTGTCGTGGCGCACGCTGACGGCCAGTCGTCACCACCGAGCTTTGCCAGAAATGCCGATTGCGCAGCCGGCTTCATGTCGTTGCAGAACATTGTTGAAAACATTGCTTCGGGCGAAGTTGTTTCGCGGTCGAAGGGCCAGCCGACCTGATCCTCATGCTCGCCCTGTCGGCCCGTGCCCAGCATGGCCGCCAGCGTCTGACCTTCGGCAGGCACCGAACAGGCGAGATAGGCGATCTTTGCCACGCGTCCACGTTGCGCAGCGGCAAGGCGGGGCAAGACGGTTCCTGCCTGCGAATGTCCGACCAGCATCAGCCGGGATGCGTTGACGGCCCCTAAATCCGCAGTGAGTTCGGTCACGACATCGGCAAGAGCCAGCGATTCCACGTTGCGCCCGCTCTTTATGCCGCATCCCGGCACGTCGAGCGCCACCATTTCGGGCGCGCGCGCACCGGCCTGTTGCTTTATAGCAGCGCGAACCTCATCCCAGACCCAGCTGCCCTGTTTCCCGCCATGCAGGAACGCGATCGCGACGTCGTTCGTCATTCTGATCCTCAACCCACTTGCACTTTGTGCTGTATTACCTAGTGAACTACCAACGATTTAGGGTCAATGGCGACCACGGGAGAACGGACATGACCGAAGGTACGGATACCGGACCTGTAGTGCTGGTGGAAAATGAAGGCGGTGTGCGGATTATCACGCTCAATCGCCCCGACCGGCTGAACGCGCTGAACGAAACGATCATGGCATCGCTTGCCGACGCGGCAGCCGATGCGGCGCGCGATGGGTCGGTGGGGTGTGTCGTGGTGACAGGCGCTGGCCGTGGCTTTTGCGCAGGCGGCGACCTGAAAGGCGGAGCAATGAAACCGCAGCCAGCCAATCAGGACACCGGCGGGCGTACCGAACAGGGCTTCGCTCGTTTGCGTGGCTTCATGGAAACGTCGCGGCTGCTTCACGAAATGCCCAAACCCACGATTGCAATGATCAATGGTCCCGTTGCCGGGGCTGGGATCGGCATTGCGGGCGCGTGCGACCTGCGATTTGCCGGCGAATCCGCAAGTTTCCTGAGTGCCTTCGACCGGATCGGAGCCGGTGGCGATTTCGGGTCAAGCTGGTTCTGGTCGAAAATACTCGGCACCGGCGTCGCGCGCGAATTGTTCTTTCTTGGAGAAAAACTCGAGGCGCAGGCGGCGCTTGCCAAGGGCGTCTACACCCGCCTGTTCCCCGATGCGGACCTCCGCGCTGAGACGTTGAAGGCCGCGCATCGCCTCGCTGACGGACCGCGCATGGGCTATCGTTATATGAAGGCGAATCTCAATTTTGCCGAGGATGCGCAGTTCGAAGCGGCGCTCGATCACGAAGCGCTGAATATGGGATTATCCACGATAGCAACGGCGCAAATTTACAAGGCGACGCAGGAAGCAAAGGCGCAATAACCCAAAGGAAGGCGCTGTTTCGTGGCCGTTATCGCGGCGACACAAACAGCGCCTGATGACCGCGTGCGTACACGCCGTCACGATCCGAAAACACGCTGCTGACGATGCCCAGGCCGTTGCCCGCCGTGTCGGTCAGTGAATCGATCAGCAGCCATTCGCCGCGCGGCATCCGGCTGAAATGGATCGCGATATCGACATTGGCAAAAGTGAAACCCCGCACCGGCAATACGCTGCCGATGGCGCCGCCCATGTCCCCCATCATTGCGGAGCGGACCAGCGGTGAAAGCGGCGTGCCCGCGACCATTGCGATGTCGATCCGGACCCACATCGCGCCGGGGCCGGGATCGCGAGAACTCCCGTAAACGATGCGCCGTTGGATCGCATTGGCGAGCGCCGGGCTGCTCGGTGGCTTGGCACTCGGGAAACTCTCGGGCGGCGGATAAGCCAGCGGGCTTTCGATCGCGGGCGTTTCGGCAACCCGGACCAGTAAAGCGGTCGCGCGCCCCGATACGCGGCCTCCTGAAGAAAGTTCGGCCTCGACCAGCCGCAGGCGATTGCCTTCGCGCAATGTCCGAACCGCGACGGTGGTTTCCACGCGCGGCGCGGTGCCGAGTATGTCGATCGTCAGTCGCGCAATCGACATTTCGCCGCTGACGCCGTCGATCGCGTGCGCCAGCAGCCCGCCGATCGCCACACCGCTGAGATGCGCGCCATCCCACGGACTGGCCGCCGCCTCGGTCGGAATATAGCCGCCAGCCGAGGGGTGGAAATATGCTTCAGGCGTTGTACGGTCGTTGTTCAAGGCTGCTCTCGCGTTACACTATAGTCGGCTGGATCGTCGGTAGGTTGGGCCATTATCAGTACAAAGACCTATTTGACTAGGTTGCCTAAGCAGTGCCATGACAATTTACGTTGAGCGGCGCGCGGCGCGGCTGTGGAGGACGACATGGACCTAAGCTATGGCACGGAAGCAGAAGACTTCCGCACCGAAGTACGCAAATTCCTGCGTGACAACTGGCAGGCGAAGGGTCTGCGGGGAAGCGAACTAAAGGATTATGTCCGCGCGTTCCGGACACGCGCGACCGATGCAGGCTATTTGTACCGCGCCATTCCAAAGGAATTTGGTGGGTCAGAGCAGCCCGCCGATGTGGTGCGCGCGCAGGTCATCCGTGAAGAGTTTGCCAGCACCCGCGCCCCGATGGAGATCACCGGTAACGGCATGAATATGCTGGTGCCGACACTGCTTGAGCGTGGCACGCCGGAGCAGCGCGAAACCTTTATCCGTTCGACGATGTCGGGCGATTTCACATGGGGGCAGGGCTATTCTGAACCCGGCACCGGTTCCGATCTCGCCTCCGTCCGTACCAAGGCGGAACTTGTCGGTGATGAATGGGTCATCAATGGTCAGAAGATCTGGACGAGCCAGGGCGACCGCGCGACGCACATGTTTGCGTTGGTCCGTACCGAGCCGCAGGCCAGCAAACACGCCGGTATCTCTTATCTGCTGATCGACCTCGACCAGCCCGGCGTTACGCGCCGTCCGATCCGCCAACTGACCGGTGACGCAGGCTTTTACGAATTCTTCTTCGACAATGCGAAGGCACCGGCTGGCTGGCTGGTGGGTGACCGCGGCGATGGCTGGAACGTGTCGCGAACCACGCTGAAGCATGAACGCGCCGCCATCGGTTCGGCGACGTCGCTTGGCGGCCAGTTCGACAAGTTGATCGAACTCGCCAGGGAAATCACCCGCGATGGTCGCCCCGCCATCGAAGACCCCCAAATTCGTCAGGCGCTGACCCGAATTGAGGGCTGGGTAATGGCCCACCGCTATTCCAGCTACCGGCTGTTCAGCCTCGCTGCCGCCGGGGAGGAATCGGGTCCGATCGGACTTATGATGAAGCTGCTGCTGACCGAAACGGGTCATGAAATGGCGCTCGCTGCTCAGGATCTGATCGGCGACGATGCGCTGGTCGAACCGGCTCCTGCCGGAACGCGCGGTCGCGGCCCCGAAAAATGGCTCGATCAGGTCATGGGTTCGCTCGGCAATTCGATTGCTGGTGGCACAACCAATATTCAGCGTAATATCATCGCAGAGCGGGGCCTCGGCCTGCCGCGCGATCTGGCGATGGAGCTCGACCGATGAGGTTTCACCCAAGCGAGGAACAGCTCGCGATTCAGGATGCCGTGCGCGGTACGCTTGAGGATGTGTGGCCGAAGTCACGCGTTCAGGCATTCGTCGAGGGCGAAGCCGATTTCGACGCCGAAAGCTGGGCGGCGCTGATGGCGCTGGGTCTGGGCGGTCTGTTGCTGCCTGAAGACAAGGGCGGGGCAGGTCTGGCTTTGCTGGATGCAGCGATGGTCGCCGAAGTCGCTGGACAAGCCGCCGCAGCGGGGCCGCTGGCTGCACAAATGCTGACGGCAATGACCGTCAGCAAATCGAAGAACGAGGCCGCGCAGGCGCACCTTGAAAAGCTCGCCAGTGGCGAAAGCATCGCGACGTTCGCATTCGGTGGCGAGTGGCTGCCCGAGACATGGGACGCAACGCCCGATAAAGGCAGCGTCCGTTTCGTCCAGTCGGCAAGTGCCGCAAATCTTTTCCTGCTCGGTACGGCCGGTGGCGGCATTGCGCTGGTCGAAGCGGGCGAGGGCGTCACTGTTGAGCCGGTGAAGTCGAGCGATCGTACGCGGCGGTTATCGACGGTCACTTTCGCCGGTGCAAAGGCGTATCAACTGTTCGAAGCTGGCGACCCATTCGTCGCGCGGATATTCGACGCGGCATTGGTGCTGACCGCTGCCGATGCGTTGGGTGGCGCGCAATATTGCGTCGATCTGTCGGTTGCCTATGCAAAGGAACGCGAGCAGTTCGGTCAGCCGATCGGCCGGTTTCAGGCACTGAAGCATCAACTCGCTCAAATGGCGCTTGAAGTCGAACCGTCGCGCGCTCTGGTCTGGTACGCGGGCTATGCTCATGACGCCGATTTGCCCGATGCCGCACGCGCAGCCGCGATGGCAAAGGCCCATCTTGCGGACCGCTTCGTATCGGTTGCACGCGCGGCGGTCGCGGCGCACGGTGGTATCGGTTACACTTGGGAATATGGGCTGAACAACTGGTTCCGCCGATCATTGTTCGATCGAGCGTATCTGGGCAGTCCGGCGATCCACCGCGCCCGTTCGGCAGATCTGGCCGGATGGTGATCGAGGTCGAACCCGCCGCACTTGGGCTCTCGCTTGCGGGAACGCCCTTGCCGGTGTTCGACCACGCACCAAATAATCCGATGGGCGCGTCCCCTTTGCGGCGTCCCGGTTCTACCCGGAGAACGTCGTCGATCGACGTGACCTGGCCCGATGGGCGCGATGGGGTTGCTGTCCTTGCGGCGGACGCGCGCGATATCCTGACGCCGTTTTCCGGTGGTGCGCCGCAGATTCTGGCGCAGGATCATGCCGATGTTCTGGCCGATCATCGGGTAATCCGGACGATCAGCAGCATTCCGCCACGTCCGGCGCTGGCGCAACTTGCCGGTGCCCGCGCTGGCGGCCATTTGCGGTCCGCCCTCGACGCTGTGCTCCACGAGGAACGGATCGCCGGCACACCGCTGTACCTGCTGCTCGACGATCTTGCCGGTGCTACTCTGGTTGCGGGCTGGGCTTGGTCGCGCTGGACTAAGGACTGGTATTCGGGACTGCCGAAAGAGGAAATCGAAGCGCATTTGCGTCAGATGGAGGGAATCTGCATCGGCTTCCGTCCCGGCTCGAGCGCGCTTGGTGCGGGTGGCATACCCCGGCCCGATCAGAACGCCACGCGCGTGGTACCCTTGCAACATCCCGACGATCCAGATGGCTGGCACCCGTTGCTCGATCGCGGCGGGACCAATTTCCGCCGGGCGCGCCGGATCGACGTGTGGCGTGAAGATGGTCTGATCCATATCGATTCCGCATTTCAGGACAGCGCCAGCGCACCCGATGGCGGACAGCGGATTGCCGTCCACGAATATCGCCTGACCGCCACCGCCGATGGTGATGCCACGACGCTGTTATCGGCGGTCGCGACGGCGGGTACACTGCCCTATGCCGAATGCCCGGCCGCGCCGACCAACATCAGCGCGATGGTCGGCACGCCCTTGCGGGATCTTCGGCAGGCGGTGTTGCTCACCTTACGTAAAACTGCCGGTTGTACCCATTTGAACGATGCGGTGCGTGCGCTTGCCGAAGTTCCGCGACTGGCGGCGGCTTTGCCGGTGGCGAGCGCCAATTGACCCCGAACTTTGATGGCAAGGTCGCCGTAATCACGGGCGCGGGTGCGGGTTTTGGCGCAGCATTTGCCCGTGCGCTCGCACAACGGGGCGCAGCAGTCGCGCTGCTCGATATCGACAGCGCCGCCGCCGAACACGAGGCGAGGGCAATCCGTGACAGGGGCGGATTGGCGACCGGTTATGGCTGCGATGTCGCAGACGATGCCGCGTTCGATGATGTCCTTGCGCGCATCGTTGCCGAACGTGGCGGGGTTGATATTCTCATCAACAACGCCGGGCTGCACAGCGCCGAATTTAACAAGGGCTTTGCCGAACTTGGGTCCGCCGCAAGCCGGCGGCTGATCGACGTCAACATAATGGGCGTCGTCAACGGGTCGGTTGCCTGTCGACCGGTCATGGCGGCGCGGGGCGGCGGTGTTATCCTCAATATCTCATCAATTGCAGCATGGTCATGCACAACGGCTTATGGCGTTTCGAAACTTGCTGTGCGCGGGCTGACGCTGTCGTTTGCGCACGAATTTGCCGGTGACAATATCCGCGTCAACGCCATCGCACCGGGCCTGATCGCGACTGATAAAATCCGAGGCGACTTTCCGCCCGCGTTTTTCGACCATTTCGCCAATACGCTGCAATCTGTGCATCGTACCGGCGAGGTCGATGACGTGGTTTCGGCAATGTTGTACCTGTGTTCCGACCAGTCGAGTTTCGTGACTGGCGAAACGCTCAAAGTGTCGGGTGGCTATCCACTGGCGCTATAGGGTCCATCGTCAGCACAATGCGCCCCGCCGTTTCACCGGCACGCGCTTCGACCATCGCCGTTACGAATTCGTCGAGCGGGTAAGTCTGTCCGATGGGAGGGTGCAAATGGCCCGCTTCGTACAGGTCGAACAATGCCGTCACGTTTGCGGTCGCTGCCTCTGGTTCAAATTCGCCGAACTGACGCACATCGACGCCGATCATCGACGCGCCCTTCAACAGTGCCAGATTGGCCGGAACCTTGGCGATTGTGCCGCTGGCAAAACCGATCACCAGCAGTCGGCCGTTCCATGCGAGGGACCGGAACGCGGGTTCGGTGGCCGCGCCGCCGATGGGGTCGATCACGACATCGACCGTCTGTCCGCCGTTGGCCGCCTTCACATCATCGCGCCATGTTTCAGAACGCGAATCCACAGTTGCAAAGGCACCGCCCTGCGTCGCCAGCGCGCGCTTCGTCTCACTCGACGCCGACCCTATCACCTTTGCACCCAATGCTTTGGCAACCTGAATCGCGGCATAGCCAACAGCGCCTCCGGCCCCGAGAACCAGCACGGTTTCCCCGGCCTTTAGCTGCCCGCGCTGGACCAGCGCATAATAGGCGGTCGCGTAGCTGACCCGGAATACTGCTGCTTCGACGAAGTTCATCGATTGCGGAATAGGAAGCGCCAGTTTTGCGGGAACGACCGATTCCTCGGCAAATGCCGCGCCGAATGCACTGGCAAGCACGCGCTGACCGATCCGTGCTGGATCGACGCCTTCGCCGACCGCAGTTACGATGCCCGAAAATTCGCTGCCGGGAATGAACGGAAGCGGCGGCTTCAACTGATACTCACCCGCCGCGACGAGGACATCGACAAAGCTGACTCCCGCCGCCTGAACCGCGATCGTCAGCTTGCCGGGGCCGGGAGGTGCAAGCTCGCGGTCTTCCAGAGCAAAAGTCGATGGCGCGCCAAACGCGCTGATGATGACGGCGCGGCTCATCGGCCGGTCCAGACCGGTGCGCGCTTTTCGGAGAATGCGAGCGGGCCTTCTGTGGCATCCTCACTCGATCGCCACGCCTCATAGGCCGGATAGCTCGACTGATTGGCGAGCGCGGCTTGCAGGCTCGGCTCATCCAGCCCGCGATAAACGACTTCCTTCGACGCGCGCAGTGCAGCAGGGGCCGCCCGCAGTATCTCTGCACACCAGCGCGCAATCGCCGCGTCCAGTTCGTCGGCAGCCACGACTTCGTTGACGAACCCCAGCCGATACCCTTCCGCTGCGCTCACCCGTCGCGCCGTCAGGATCATACCCATCGCCTGTTTCGTGCCGATCTCACGCGCCAGCCGGTGCAACCCGCCACCGAATGCGATGGCACCGACCAGCGGTTCCGGCAGTCCGAAGCTTGCGGTATCGGCGGCAATAATCACGTCGCACGCCAGCGCCACCTCGAACCCGCCGCCGAGCGCAAGGCCGTTGACTGCGGCGATCAATGGCTTGGCACAGTCGAACCGCTCGATCAGCCCGGCATAGCCACTCTTGGGATAGACCGGATGCTCTCCGCGCAACGCCACCGCTTTCAGGTCGCTTCCCGCGCAGAACGCCTTTGGTCCAGCACCCGTGACCACACAGATATATTGCTCAGGGTCGGCGGCGAAGTCATCGAACGCGGCCTGCAATTCCTGGTGCATCCCGCCGTTGATGGCGTTCATCACTTCGGGGCGGTTCAGGGTGACGGTGGTGACGTGGTTCGCTGCGGAAACGCGGATGAAGTCCATGGTTATTCGATCCTGATCAGGCTGATGCGGGCGCGCGGCCGCGAACGTGGAACGGCGGATAAAGCGAGTCCGCCTTTTGATAGTCAATCCGTACCTGTCGATGCGCGATTTGCCAGCGCCCATCCGTCCGCACGAGGCGGTCGACATAATGACCGTGATGATCGAGCCCCTCGTTCGTCAGCACCTGAAAATACGTCCGTGCCTGCGCGACGTCGTCCTCGACCTCGATCAATGACGTGGTGATGTGATGCCGTGACACTTCCAGCGCCGGGTTGCGTTTGGTCCCACCGCCGCCCGAAAGCCGCTCGATAATTGCGGCACGGCCCCTTGTCGTCACGCCGGAAAACTCAATCACACCATCTTCGGCGAAAGCATCGGCAAGTGCCCCAACGCGTCCCCTGTCGCCGTTGATATTATAGACCGCCATCAAATGGCGGATCGCCTCGCGATCTTCGCACAAATTACTCATGTTAGGCTCCTCAACAGCGCAGCGCGCCAGTCACCCGGATTGCGGGCGCCGATAAACTCGGCATCCAGTCGATCGACCAGTTCGGCAACGCTTGGGATATCGTCGATCAGGCCGGTCGAGTGTCCGCCGCTCCAGATGTTTTTCCACGCCTTGACGCCCGTCGGCAAATCGGGCCGGTGCATCCCCTTTGGCGGCGGCAGATTATCCGGGTCGAGGCCGTGTTCGATCATCGATGGGCGCAGGAAACTTGCCGCCATTCCCGCAATCGCATCGGTGTAAAGCACGTCCTCACTTCGCGAATCCACCAGCATCTGCTTGTGCGGATCAAAGGTGCCCGATTCGCGCGTGGCGATGAACCGCGTGCCCATCACGACGATATCGGCCCCCAGCGCGAGCGCGGCAGCGATACCGTTGCCATCCGCAATGCCGCCCGCCAGCATGATCGTGCCATCGAATATGCGCCGGACCTGCGGCAGGAATGCAAAGGGATTGAGCGTCCCTGCATGACCACCCGCGCCACCGCCAACGAGCATCAACCCGTCGACCCCCGACGCAATTGCCTTTTCGGCAAAGCGCATCGTCGTCACGTCATGGAATACGGTGCCGCCCCATTCATGCGCCGCCTCGACCTCTGCCTTTGGATCGCCAAGATTGGTGAGGATCAGCGGCACGCGCGCTTTCCGGCAGGTTTCAAGGCGTTCGGCCCGCACCTGCTGGTCGATCGCATTGGACGCCAGCAGATTGACGCAAAACGGCGCAAAGCGTTCGCCACGGTCCAGACTTTCGGCTTCCGCATCGCGAATGGCGCCCAGCCAGGCATCGAGGTTTTCGGGCGCGCGTGGATTGCCGCTGGGAAACGCGCCGATTATGCCTGCGCGACAGGAGGCGATGACGAGTTCCAGACTGGAGCAGATCAACATTGGTGCCTGCATCACAGGCAGGCGCAATTGTGACCAATCGATGCTCATCATTCCTCCCTAGTTGCCGAGCGTCGCCAAAATGGCTAGCGCGGCGATCGGATCATAGGTAACTAGGTGCAACAGGCCCGTCGAGGGCCTTTTCTTTCGGACGGAGCTGGCATGGCGATCAAGACGCGGATTACGGAACTACTCGGGATCGCACATCCTATTGTTCAGGGGGGAATGCAGGGTGTCGGCACGGCTGGCATGGCATCTGCGGTTTCCAATGCTGGCGGCCTTGGCATCATTACCGGCCTGACTCAGCCGACTCCAGAAGCATTGCGCGAAGAGATTGAGCTTTGCCGGACGCTGACGTCCAAACCCTTCGCTGTGAACATGACCGTTTTTCCGACGATCAATTCACCCGATTACAAAGCCTATGCGCAGGCGATCATCGATGGCGGCGTAAAGATCGTAGAGACGGCAGGCACGCCCGCCGTTCGCGAGATCTGGGAGCAGTTGAAGCCCCACGGTATCGTCATTCTCCACAAATGCACCGCGGTTCGTCACGCGCTGTCGGCGGAACGCGCCGGTTGCGACGTGATTTCAATCGACGGCTTCGAATGTGCGGGCCATCCCGGTGAAGACGATATTCCCGGCCTGATCCTGATCCCCGCAGCCGCCGATAAGGTGAAGATCCCGATGCTTGCCAGTGGCGGGTTCGGCGATGGCCGTGGTCTGGCGGCGGCGCTCGCGCTGGGTGCGGACGGTATCAACATGGGCACGCGCTTCTGCGCGACCGTGGAGGCACCGATTCACGACAATGTGAAGCAGGCCTATGTCAACAATGACGAGCGCGGATCTATGCTGATCTTCCGCAGTTTGAAAAACACCGCCCGCGTCGGTCGCAGCGCGGTTTCGGAGGAGGTGGTCCGCCGCCTCGCCGCACCGGATGCGAAATTCTCCGATGTGCAGGAACTCGTTGCCGGAACTGCCGGACGCGAATTGCTTGCCACCGGCGACCTGACGAAGGGTGTGTTCTGGGCGGGCATGATTCAGGGTCTCATCCATGATATCCCAACGTGTCAGGTGTTGATCGACCGGATCGTTGCCGACGCCGAAGAAATTATTCGCGGACGGCTTGCCGGTTTCCTCGTCTGATCTTTTTTCGTTTTCAAGTTTAGGAGCATTTAAATGGCAGAAGCCTATATCGTCGCCGCCGTCCGCACTGCCGGGGGCCGTCGCAATGGTCGTCTGGCTGGTTGGCATCCTGTCGACCTCGGCGCGAAGGTACTCGATTCGGTTGTCGCCCGTGCAGGTGTCGCACCCGACGCTATCGAAGACGTCATCATGGGTTGCGTCACGCAGGCCGGTGAACAGTCGATGCAGGTCGGTCGCAATATCGTGCTCGCCTCGTCGCTTCCGGTCAGCGTTCCTGCTGTCACCATCGACCGTCAGTGCGGCAGTTCGCAACAGGCAATTCAGTTCGCCGCTCAGGCAGTGATGTCGGGCACGCAGGACATCATCATCGCGGCGGGCATCGAAAGCATGACGCGCGTGCCGATGGGCTCCGCTGCACTGCATGATACCGGCGTCCAGTATCTCAGCCAGGCTGTGAAGGACCGTTTTGGCGTGGCTGGGTTCAGCCAGTTCGGTGGCGCAGAAATGATCGCCAAGAAGTGGAGCTTCACCCGGGCCGACCTCGATGCTTTCGGGTTGGAGAGCCATTTGCGCGCGCAGGCCGCGACCAAGTCGGGCGCGTTCGACAAGGAAATCGTGCCGATCGAAATCACGCTGGCCGATGGCACGACCGAAATGCACGTCGTCGATGAAGGTATCCGTTGGGATGCGTCGATCGAAGGCATGGAAAAGGTCAAACTGCTGGTCGAGGGTGGCGTTATCACCGCTGCGACGTCCAGCCAGATCACCGACGGCGCAAGCGCGGTGATGATCGTTTCCGAACGTGCTTTGAAAGAGCATAACCTGACCCCGCTCGCGCGGATCGTGAGCATGACAGTGACGGCGGGCGATCCGGTCGTGATGCTCGAAGAGCCGTTGTTTGCCACCGACAAGGCATTGAAGCGCGCAGGAATGACGATCGATCAGATCGACATGTACGAAGTCAACGAAGCTTTCGCGCCAGTGCCAATGGCTTGGCTGAAGCATATCGGCGCTGATCCCGCCAAGCTGAACGTCAATGGCGGTGCCATCGCCCTCGGACATCCGCTGGGTGCTTCGGGAACGAAGCTGATGTCGACATTGATTTATGGCCTGAAGGCGCGTGGGCTGAAATACGGCTTGCAGACGATGTGTGAGGGTGGCGGCGTCGCCAACGTCACGATCATCGAAGCACTCTGATCGGGATCGCGCGATGACCGCACTCGCTGGTAAAGTCGCAATCGTAACCGGCGCATCGAAGGGGATGGGCCGCCATTTCGTCGATGCACTGGTTGCGGCCGGTGCGCGCGTGGCGTGTCTTGCCCGCGCGTCTGCCGAACTCGACGCGGTGGTCGCGCGGCATGGCGATAAAGTTGCGGGTTTCCCCTGCGACGTGTCGAGCGTGACGGCGGTCGATGCCGCAATTTCTGCGGTGGCGGCGCACTTCGGTTCGATCGACATTCTCGTCAATAATGCGGCGATTTTCTTCCCCTTCTTGCTGGAGGAAGCGAAACCCGAACAGGTCGAGCGTCATATCGGGGTCAATTTGCTTGGCCCGATCTGGTGCATCCGTGCGGCCATCCCGCATCTGCGTAAATCAAAGGGCCAGATCGTCACGATCAGCTCTGAATCGGTGCGGATGCCATTCCCCTATCTGACCATTTATGCCGCCACAAAGGCTGCTGTGGAAACGCTGTCACAGGGTTTGCGCGACGAATTGCGCGAACACGATATCCGCGTGTCCGTCCTGCGATCGGGGTCGGTTGCGGGGGGCACCGGTGGCGCAGAATGGGATCCAGAGGTCGCACAACGCTTTTTCGAGACGATTA
The DNA window shown above is from Sphingomonas paeninsulae and carries:
- a CDS encoding thiolase family protein — protein: MNYPEKQTAITGIGQSKISRGADKSALGLSIDAAMQAIADAGLKRSDIDGMATWPGDRSDGSGFSDVGIPALQDALRIEVNWYSNCSETAGQFGAIFNAIGAISAGLARHVLIFRTMYEATARKTAFANALNVPGQRVRGGFQWYAPYHTYAASTQQALYFARYVHESGIKPEQVARIALNGRRNAGLNPAAVYRTPITMDDYFASPIISTPLRLFDCDVPIDGSTAIILSHIDAARDLPNPVTRIEAVGSNMRYRNSWTQLDALATQGQPKVAEMMWNRTDLTPGDVDVAELYDGFSYHTINWLENFGFCKRFEAGDFIGDGSRIALEGELPINTNGGALSAGRMHAYGQVHEACTQLWGRGDARQVKGDPRVAALSTAGGPLAGCFLLARE
- a CDS encoding Zn-ribbon domain-containing OB-fold protein; translated protein: MSVPRPLPVTDRDSAAYWTGGANGQLLIERCNGCAYLIHPPTGFCPVCESRDTAPHAVSGRASIISCTVNHKQWMPDLPVPYVLALVALDEQADVLLATNIVDCAPETVFIGMKVQVRFEQNEDLWVPLFAPVESGK
- a CDS encoding alpha/beta fold hydrolase, whose protein sequence is MTNDVAIAFLHGGKQGSWVWDEVRAAIKQQAGARAPEMVALDVPGCGIKSGRNVESLALADVVTELTADLGAVNASRLMLVGHSQAGTVLPRLAAAQRGRVAKIAYLACSVPAEGQTLAAMLGTGRQGEHEDQVGWPFDRETTSPEAMFSTMFCNDMKPAAQSAFLAKLGGDDWPSACATTDTVWGCEAVRDIPTHYVIALRDQILTPPWQERFAARLGASEISRIDAGHQLMQTRPQAVAETLLAQLKDIV
- a CDS encoding enoyl-CoA hydratase-related protein; this encodes MTEGTDTGPVVLVENEGGVRIITLNRPDRLNALNETIMASLADAAADAARDGSVGCVVVTGAGRGFCAGGDLKGGAMKPQPANQDTGGRTEQGFARLRGFMETSRLLHEMPKPTIAMINGPVAGAGIGIAGACDLRFAGESASFLSAFDRIGAGGDFGSSWFWSKILGTGVARELFFLGEKLEAQAALAKGVYTRLFPDADLRAETLKAAHRLADGPRMGYRYMKANLNFAEDAQFEAALDHEALNMGLSTIATAQIYKATQEAKAQ
- a CDS encoding thioesterase family protein, translating into MNNDRTTPEAYFHPSAGGYIPTEAAASPWDGAHLSGVAIGGLLAHAIDGVSGEMSIARLTIDILGTAPRVETTVAVRTLREGNRLRLVEAELSSGGRVSGRATALLVRVAETPAIESPLAYPPPESFPSAKPPSSPALANAIQRRIVYGSSRDPGPGAMWVRIDIAMVAGTPLSPLVRSAMMGDMGGAIGSVLPVRGFTFANVDIAIHFSRMPRGEWLLIDSLTDTAGNGLGIVSSVFSDRDGVYARGHQALFVSPR
- a CDS encoding acyl-CoA dehydrogenase family protein, which gives rise to MDLSYGTEAEDFRTEVRKFLRDNWQAKGLRGSELKDYVRAFRTRATDAGYLYRAIPKEFGGSEQPADVVRAQVIREEFASTRAPMEITGNGMNMLVPTLLERGTPEQRETFIRSTMSGDFTWGQGYSEPGTGSDLASVRTKAELVGDEWVINGQKIWTSQGDRATHMFALVRTEPQASKHAGISYLLIDLDQPGVTRRPIRQLTGDAGFYEFFFDNAKAPAGWLVGDRGDGWNVSRTTLKHERAAIGSATSLGGQFDKLIELAREITRDGRPAIEDPQIRQALTRIEGWVMAHRYSSYRLFSLAAAGEESGPIGLMMKLLLTETGHEMALAAQDLIGDDALVEPAPAGTRGRGPEKWLDQVMGSLGNSIAGGTTNIQRNIIAERGLGLPRDLAMELDR